The nucleotide window GCAGTGATCTGGCACAACGACAAGATCGGCGCACCGGTCCATCGTTCACTGACCGCCTACGACCACTAACGACCCCTTGGACTCAGTCATCTAGAGCAAGCCGGCCTCGGTGGCGGCCGCCCCGATCACGTCGCGCAGCATCGCCGGCGTCAGCCGTCCGGTGAAGGTGTTCTGCTGGCTGACGTGGTAGCAGCCGTGGATCGCCAGCGTGGGGCCGTCATCGGTGGCGGGCAGCTCGACGCGCGCGCCGTGCCCGAACGCGGGGCGCGGCTTCGGCACGCTCCAGCAGCCCGCGGCGGCGATCGCCGGAAACAGCGCTTGCCAGCCGAACGCGCCCAGAACCACGATCGCCCGCACCGTCGGCCGCATCAGCTCCAGTTCCCGCACCAGCCAGGGTCGGCAGGTGTCGCGCTCGTCCGGCGTCGGCTTGTTGTCCGGCGGCGCGCAGTGCACGGGAGCGGTGAAGCGCACGCCCAGCAGCTCCAGGCCGTCGGTCGCGGAGACCGAGGTCGGCTGGTTGGCGAGCCCGAGTGCGTGCAGCGCCTCGACCAGGATGTCGCCGGACCGGTCGCCGGTGAACATCCGCCCGGTCCGGTTACCGCCATGTGCCGCGGGCGCCAGCCCGACGATCAGCAGCCGCGCATCAGCCGGCCCGAAGCCGGGAACAGGACGCGCCCAGTAGCTCTGATCGGCGAACGACCTGCGCTTGACACGCCCGACCTCCTCCCGCCACTCCACCAACCGTGGACACGCCCGGCAGTTGCACAAGGCTCGGTCCAACGCGGCGAGATTCGGAGCGGTCGGCGCCTGCTCGCTCGGTGATTGCACAAGCGCAACCTACCGGCGTGGCGGAGTCGACGCCCGGTGACCCGAACGCGCACGGTGCGGTCGGGTGACTCCCGACCGCACCGTAAATGCTCAGCGCTCAGGACCCCGCGTCCAGCGCCTCCAACCCGCTGGCCTGCGTCCGCCAATCACTCACGTTCGGATTCGTCCCCGAACCCTGGCCCGACCAGCGCTCCCCGATCCGGTTCAGCGAATCGCGGTCCGTGCTCCACAGCGACCCTGTCTGCGTTCCGATGAATCCGCTGTACGCGCCGCCGACCGCGCCGTCGTCGTTCAGCTGCGCCAGGAAGCGCATGAAGATCCCCTTGAACTGCTTCTGGTTGTCGTCGCATGTCGCGGTCAGCGCGTCGCACGACTCCGTCAGCAGTCCGTTCGTCACCAGTGTCGGCGAGTGCACCGCCGAGTCGGCCAGGTAGCGGGCCTCGGTCAGGTCGCCGCCGTTGCCGGTCGCGCGGTACATCTCGTGCGCGGCGCCGATGGCCAGGCCCTGGTTGTACGTCCAGACCGTCTGGCCGTTGTTCGTGCAGGTGTTCGTCAGGCCGTCGTTGACCAGGCCCGAGCCGTTGATCAGCCCGCTGTTCCCGAACCAGGTCCAGGCGGTGGTCGCGCGGCCCAGCCAGGCCGTGTCGCCGGGGATGCGGTTGTGCAGCGCGGCGGTCAGGTCCACGTAGAGCGCGTTGGTCACCGAGTTCTTGTACGTCTTCTGGGTGTTCCACCAGACGCCGCCGCCGCAGCTGCTCGTGTCCCACAGGGTGCTGACGTAGTCCATGATCGTGACGGCCTCGTTCAGGTACGTCTGGTTCCCCGTCAGGTCGTACGCGTCGACCCAGGCCATCGCCCACCACTCGGTGTCGTCGGTGGCCTGGCTGATGAAGTCGCCCTGGACCGGGTCCGAGCTGCGCGCGCCGGCCGGGAAGGCGGCCTTGTTCACCTGGAACGTGCGGTCGACGATCCACTCCTGCGAGGTGTCGCCGGAGCCGCGCATGTAGTCGATCATCGAGGTCAGCGCCACGGCCGAGTTCCACCAGCTCGACGGCCACCATGCGTTGTACGGGTCGTACGACCACATCAGCGCGTCGGCGGCGGCTTTGGTCGGGACCGCGTCGGCGCGCGCCCACGCCGTGCAGCTCCCGTTCTGCCCGGTCACCGCACGCCCGCAGGCGCGCACGGCCCCGCCGGCCAGCCGTCCCAGCGGATCGTCGATGTTGATCTCGGCAGTCTGCGTCCCGGTCGCACCGGACGGCACGCTCACCCGCCCCTTGCTCGAGCCGTCCGGCCAGCTCGCGCCGGCGTCCCAGGAGCGGTCCATCCAGATCTCGTCGCCCGGCGCGCCGCCGGAGATCGAGGCCCAGGCCATGCCGCCGGAGTCGACGTGCAGCGCGATGTCGCGGCCGCTCAAGGTGGTGTCGGGAACCGGCGAGGTGTTGCCGACCGAGCCGGCGGAGGAGACGCCGTCGCAGCGCGCGGCGCACACCGGCAGGTGGACCCAGTTCGTGCAGACCACGCCGTTCGCGTCGCCGCACGCCCGCACCACCGCGCGCCGGTGGTTGGACGGGTCGTACATGTTGTACATCAGGGTCCGAGTACCGGTCCACGTGCTCGGGATCGACGCCTTGCCCAGCAGCCCGTCCCAGGTGCTGCCGGCGTCCCAGGACCGGTCGATCCACACCGAGTCGTTGAGCTGCCCGTTGTCGATG belongs to Catenulispora sp. MAP5-51 and includes:
- a CDS encoding uracil-DNA glycosylase, with product MQSPSEQAPTAPNLAALDRALCNCRACPRLVEWREEVGRVKRRSFADQSYWARPVPGFGPADARLLIVGLAPAAHGGNRTGRMFTGDRSGDILVEALHALGLANQPTSVSATDGLELLGVRFTAPVHCAPPDNKPTPDERDTCRPWLVRELELMRPTVRAIVVLGAFGWQALFPAIAAAGCWSVPKPRPAFGHGARVELPATDDGPTLAIHGCYHVSQQNTFTGRLTPAMLRDVIGAAATEAGLL
- a CDS encoding glycoside hydrolase family 76 protein — translated: MRRTLILLTALVTALAPVLGGSPPVASAATTVCALYCDTRDPSLAQQETFPTPNVYVNNRVVELHVDDVDGMAWASIDNGQLNDSVWIDRSWDAGSTWDGLLGKASIPSTWTGTRTLMYNMYDPSNHRRAVVRACGDANGVVCTNWVHLPVCAARCDGVSSAGSVGNTSPVPDTTLSGRDIALHVDSGGMAWASISGGAPGDEIWMDRSWDAGASWPDGSSKGRVSVPSGATGTQTAEINIDDPLGRLAGGAVRACGRAVTGQNGSCTAWARADAVPTKAAADALMWSYDPYNAWWPSSWWNSAVALTSMIDYMRGSGDTSQEWIVDRTFQVNKAAFPAGARSSDPVQGDFISQATDDTEWWAMAWVDAYDLTGNQTYLNEAVTIMDYVSTLWDTSSCGGGVWWNTQKTYKNSVTNALYVDLTAALHNRIPGDTAWLGRATTAWTWFGNSGLINGSGLVNDGLTNTCTNNGQTVWTYNQGLAIGAAHEMYRATGNGGDLTEARYLADSAVHSPTLVTNGLLTESCDALTATCDDNQKQFKGIFMRFLAQLNDDGAVGGAYSGFIGTQTGSLWSTDRDSLNRIGERWSGQGSGTNPNVSDWRTQASGLEALDAGS